In Phacochoerus africanus isolate WHEZ1 chromosome 14, ROS_Pafr_v1, whole genome shotgun sequence, one genomic interval encodes:
- the MED11 gene encoding mediator of RNA polymerase II transcription subunit 11 isoform X2, translating to MATYSLANERLRALEDIEREIGAILQNAELSKEKTNERLLDRQAAAFTASVQHVEAELSAQIRYLTQVATGQPHEGSSYSSRKDCQMALKRVDYARLKLNEVARTCEQMLEN from the exons ATGGCTACCTACAGCCTGGCGAACGAGCGATTACGCGCCCTAGAAGACATCGAACGGGAAATTGGAGCCATTCTTCAGAATGCAG AACTGTCCAAGGAAAAAACCAATGAGCGGCTACTAGACCGACAGGCAGCGGCCTTTACGGCGTCAGTGCAGCACGTGGAGGCGGAGCTGTCGGCTCAGATCCGCTATCTCacgcag GTGGCCACAGGGCAGCCCCATGAGGGCTCCAGTTACTCTTCAAGGAAGGACTGTCAGATGGCCCTGAAGCGAGTGGACTATGCTCGTCTCAAGCTCAATGAGGTGGCCCGAACCTGTGAGCAGATGCTGGAAAACTAG
- the MED11 gene encoding mediator of RNA polymerase II transcription subunit 11 isoform X1 has protein sequence MATYSLANERLRALEDIEREIGAILQNAGTVILELSKEKTNERLLDRQAAAFTASVQHVEAELSAQIRYLTQVATGQPHEGSSYSSRKDCQMALKRVDYARLKLNEVARTCEQMLEN, from the exons ATGGCTACCTACAGCCTGGCGAACGAGCGATTACGCGCCCTAGAAGACATCGAACGGGAAATTGGAGCCATTCTTCAGAATGCAG GTACCGTGATCTTAGAACTGTCCAAGGAAAAAACCAATGAGCGGCTACTAGACCGACAGGCAGCGGCCTTTACGGCGTCAGTGCAGCACGTGGAGGCGGAGCTGTCGGCTCAGATCCGCTATCTCacgcag GTGGCCACAGGGCAGCCCCATGAGGGCTCCAGTTACTCTTCAAGGAAGGACTGTCAGATGGCCCTGAAGCGAGTGGACTATGCTCGTCTCAAGCTCAATGAGGTGGCCCGAACCTGTGAGCAGATGCTGGAAAACTAG
- the ARRB2 gene encoding beta-arrestin-2, whose product MGEKPGTRVFKKSSPNCKLTVYLGKRDFVDHLDKVDPVDGVVLVDPDYLKDRKVFVTLTCAFRYGREDLDVLGLSFRKDLFIATYQAFPPMPNPPRPPTRLQDRLLRKLGQHAHPFFFTIPQNLPCSVTLQPGPEDTGKACGVDFEIRAFCAKSVEEKSHKRNSVRLVIRKVQFAPEKPGPQPSAETTRHFLMSDRSLHLEASLDKELYYHGEPLNVNVHVTNNSTKTVKKIKVSVRQYADICLFSTAQYKCPVAQLEQDDQVSPSSTFCKVYTITPLLSDNREKRGLALDGKLKHEDTNLASSTIVKEGANKEVLGILVSYRVKVKLVVSRGGDVSVELPFVLMHPKPQEHITLPRPQSAAPETDVPVDTNLIEFDTNYATDDDIVFEDFARLRLKGMKDEDGEDQFC is encoded by the exons ATGGGGGAGAAACCGGGGACCAG gGTCTTCAAGAAGTCGAGTCCTAACTGCAAG CTCACTGTGTACCTGGGCAAGCGGGACTTTGTAGATCACCTGGATAAAGTGGATCCTGTGG ATGGCGTGGTGCTTGTGGACCCTGACTACTTGAAGGACCGCAAAG TGTTTGTGACCCTCACCTGCGCCTTCCGCTATGGCCGCGAAGACCTGGATGTGCTGGGCTTGTCCTTCCGCAAAGACCTGTTCATCGCCACCTACCAGGCCTTCCCGCCGATGCCCAACCCGCCCCGGCCCCCCACCCGGCTGCAGGACCGGCTGCTGAGGAAGCTGGGCCAGCACGCCCACCCCTTTTTTTTCACA ATACCCCAGAACCTGCCCTGCTCCGTCACCCTGCAGCCAGGCCCAGAGGACACAGGGAAG GCCTGCGGGGTGGACTTTGAGATTCGAGCCTTCTGTGCCAAATCGGTAGAAGAGAAAAGCCACAAGAG gaacTCTGTGCGGCTGGTGATCCGAAAGGTGCAGTTTGCCCCCGAGAAACCCGGCCCCCAGCCTTCAGCTGAAACCACACGCCACTTCCTCATGTCTGACCGGTCCCTGCACCTCGAGGCGTCCCTGGacaaggag CTGTACTACCACGGGGAGCCCCTCAATGTCAACGTCCACGTCACCAACAACTCCACCAAGACTGTCAAGAAGATCAAAGTCTCTG TGAGACAGTACGCGGACATCTGCCTCTTCAGCACGGCCCAGTACAAGTGCCCCGTGGCTCAGCTCGAACAAGA TGACCAGGTGTCGCCCAGTTCCACGTTCTGTAAGGTCTACACCATAACCCCCCTGCTCAGCGACAACCGAGAGAAGCGCGGTCTCGCCCTGGACGGGAAGCTCAAGCATGAGGACACCAACCTGGCGTCCAGCACCAT CGTGAAGGAGGGTGCCAACAAGGAGGTGCTGGGAATCCTCGTGTCCTACAGGGTCAAGGTGAAGCTGGTGGTGTCTCGAGGCGG AGATGTCTCCGTGGAGCTGCCTTTTGTTCTCATGCACCCCAAGCCCCAGGAGCACATCACCCTCCCCAGACCCCAGTCAG cTGCGCCAGAAACAGACGTCCCGGTGGACACCAACCTCATTGAATTTGATACCAA CTATGCCACGGACGACGACATCGTGTTCGAGGACTTTGCCCGGCTCCGGCTGAAGGGGATGAAGGATGAGGACGGCGAAGACCAGTTCTGCTAG